One Deltaproteobacteria bacterium DNA segment encodes these proteins:
- a CDS encoding YbgC/FadM family acyl-CoA thioesterase: MDYHAHPVQIYYEDTDLSGVVYHANYLKYFERAREHLIGPTELARLYNEDGIGFVVYKCELTFKQGARLGDLLEIRTRVEQESAYRAVFHQEVWKEGSDKPYVVGEVQLVCVDGDQNMVRMPELHFVSGKSA, from the coding sequence ATGGATTATCACGCACACCCGGTTCAGATTTATTACGAAGACACCGACCTCTCGGGCGTGGTCTACCATGCCAATTACCTCAAGTATTTTGAGCGTGCCCGTGAGCACCTGATTGGGCCCACAGAGCTTGCTCGCCTCTACAATGAAGATGGCATTGGCTTTGTGGTGTATAAGTGTGAGCTGACGTTTAAGCAGGGCGCACGGCTGGGTGACCTATTAGAAATTCGTACCCGGGTTGAACAAGAGAGCGCTTATCGAGCCGTCTTTCACCAAGAAGTTTGGAAAGAGGGCAGTGATAAACCGTATGTGGTGGGTGAGGTGCAGCTGGTCTGTGTGGATGGTGACCAGAATATGGTGCGGATGCCCGAGCTTCATTTTGTCTCAGGCAAATCCGCTTAA
- a CDS encoding 3-hydroxyacyl-[acyl-carrier-protein] dehydratase FabA, translating to DAEASGDKILGVIRGVGVSNDGRGNGFLAPSSDGQVRAMKAAYEMSGIRPEDVSLVECHATGTTVGDATELKSMDKVFAEHSDLNIGSLKSNMGHAITAAGIAGLLKVLGAMENKTLPPTLSEEHTLDGSRFNLVTEAKPWTSEGTRKAGLSAFGFGGNNAHLILEEYQPQQIVNTTSQIAASVPLAVVGMGSILGQARGVSELSSKLFSKAPLGSRTDTITLPMKGLKFPPNDLKQALGQQLMMLSATQEALNDAGTVNPKETCVLMGMGCDPEVARYGARWRLKDWATRLGLDKSQLQTLQDEIVPVLESPGVLGTMPNIVANRLSSQFDFTSFGFAISSEELSGVRSLEVAMRALRSGEVNTAVVGAVDVSAEKVHAAALKGLGHHTRLADGAVTLVLERLDDAQKAGRRIYAILEDDQPDAADFDSRSILERVGKPHAASGLLEISAAILALVENHHDGSLLRVSSSALGGQHTALCVRRPEQSRTIEPLSHSNEPTLSFSAHLPDFRFPDLKIQEHTMTQPSHEESLLPQQPNLHAEYVMQPAPELAAVMPAQPKQEVLATPVPVPAQPVHTASVPVVTPVAVHASSMAIQGQPAASSNPFVRAHQNLANAHARFLNEQARIQAQMMNLQNQARHYLMQRGTPVLQQRPLAIPAPAVQTRIVQTAPAPSAVTPKVAPIVIPAPQPVPETVVATPVMTLKQEAPVALEAPAPTSDNLPGLKLNREELMIHADGKISEIFGPMFEKQDGFHRQVRMPKPPLLLADRITGLDAEAGSMKNGTIWSETDVTEDAWYMHEGRMPAGIMIESGQADLMLISYLGIDFLNQSDRVYRLLGCELTYHGNLPQPGETLQYDIHVDGHAKQGDVRLFFFHYDCKVNGEPRLTVRGGQAGFFTDKELDDSKGIIWDAETGEYAHDARVDAPLLTCEKTSLTRGELEAYAAGRPQDCFGNGFEMGCTHTASPKIAGGRMLFMDKVTHLENQGGPWKRGYLRGTQKISSDDWFFDGHFKNDSCMPGTLMFEGCLQAMAVYLGSLGYTTGRDGWRFEPVPEETYKLQCRGQVLPTSKELIYEIFVEEVWDGPVPTLFADILCTVDGLKAFHCHRMGLRLVPDWPLEKIAALNPASDDSIPVATVDGFKFDYASLLACAWGKPSKAFGEMYTVFDQTNRVARLPGPPYHFMSRIPTVDGPIGGMKAGTVVEVDYDIPEDVWYFDENGHRTMPFCVLLEAALQPCGWLASYVGSALTSNDELFFRNLDGKGTLKVELLPAGGTLRTRSKITSISQSAGMIIESFEVKCFVDDVEVYEMNTVFGFFPHGALATQKGLDTSAEQFALLTNPSDFHVNLKEKPARYLDGTCRLANDGSLMLDRITGAWPEGGEKGLGRYRSEKDIDQDEWFFKAHFFQDPVQPGSLGIEAMIQLLQVAMLEQGMDAGIESPRFEPIALDKELSWKYRGQVRPHNKLVQVTLDITEKGLDARGPYAIADASLWVDGMRIYSADNIGMRIVNDGVARLKKKEVETLDPEQDTWLNDHCPTWTMPVLPMMSMVDRMAAAAASKSGLNVISMQDVMVKRWVPITKPTELRTEAKLSGDSVFVKLFEQDDVIATAKAVVGAYSAAPKPFEALAGAKVTSPYEEGSLFHGPAFQLLDEWVLTDKGSSAILNLDATDAPSGHLGQILLDAATHGIVHDNLNLWSKDIPNDQVAYPAWISNLTIHGPKPTQGKVRCETRFDGFVGGKRFPTFVVQLIADGEVWLSFKLVEALFPKGPLGSVSPEARAHFLRDRQYVDGVGLSSTKNSKTILRVADVHESDWLAGTVKAIYNTDDHEQIALKDHLAAKTKIHPGNLPEALPLSSWDYNIEKSAEQIVVSSDGGENLDLSCVKDFWSSWFNRGSWPVEDLFYSLANKFVRRVVLEEPAAMQALKGKSVLYLANHQVGIESLLFSIMASGMFKVPTVTLAKAEHRDTWLGHLIRDAFSYPGIKDPEVIAFFDREDKESLPRIIGELAKEMMGPGKSVMVHVEGTRSLSCTTPVEKMSGAFIDMALKIGVPIVPVRFSGGLPREDLEERIEFPLNMGQQDYHFGKPIMPEELASMPYGERKKLVMAAINGLGVPSQEEVTLAGDSSFHANVSEWSLNSGVSEDDAVLLQCLLAEPQVSEETGLILHSLNTGKLKVPRGKKGTWLKALAKRLLGSRTA from the coding sequence GATGCAGAAGCCTCTGGCGACAAAATTTTAGGTGTTATCCGCGGTGTTGGAGTCTCCAACGATGGCCGAGGCAACGGATTTCTCGCACCGTCAAGTGACGGACAAGTTCGGGCCATGAAAGCGGCGTACGAAATGTCGGGTATTCGTCCCGAAGACGTTTCGCTCGTTGAGTGTCATGCCACCGGAACCACTGTGGGCGATGCTACTGAACTTAAGAGTATGGATAAGGTGTTTGCTGAACATTCAGACTTAAACATTGGTTCCCTCAAATCAAATATGGGTCACGCCATCACGGCGGCCGGTATTGCCGGACTCTTAAAAGTTCTTGGTGCGATGGAAAACAAAACGCTTCCACCAACCCTGAGTGAAGAACATACTTTAGATGGCAGTCGATTTAATTTGGTGACAGAAGCCAAGCCTTGGACCAGTGAGGGGACCCGAAAAGCGGGCCTAAGTGCATTTGGTTTTGGCGGTAACAACGCTCACCTGATCTTGGAAGAGTATCAGCCTCAGCAAATCGTTAATACAACTTCTCAAATTGCGGCTTCGGTACCGCTTGCTGTTGTGGGTATGGGCTCCATACTCGGCCAAGCCCGAGGCGTATCCGAACTCTCAAGTAAGCTCTTTTCAAAAGCACCTCTCGGCAGTCGTACCGATACCATTACATTGCCTATGAAGGGCCTCAAGTTTCCACCCAACGACTTGAAGCAGGCGCTCGGGCAGCAGCTCATGATGCTTTCGGCCACTCAGGAAGCATTGAACGACGCTGGCACCGTGAATCCCAAAGAAACCTGTGTACTCATGGGTATGGGCTGTGACCCGGAAGTGGCACGCTACGGAGCGCGTTGGCGACTCAAGGATTGGGCGACCCGGCTTGGCTTAGATAAGTCCCAGCTTCAAACACTTCAGGATGAGATTGTTCCGGTGCTTGAGTCTCCCGGTGTGCTTGGAACCATGCCTAATATCGTTGCCAATCGATTAAGCAGTCAATTTGATTTCACTTCGTTTGGTTTTGCTATTTCTTCGGAAGAACTCTCCGGTGTGCGTTCACTTGAAGTGGCGATGCGGGCGCTTCGCAGCGGTGAAGTTAATACGGCCGTGGTTGGCGCGGTGGATGTAAGCGCCGAAAAGGTTCATGCGGCAGCACTCAAAGGTTTGGGCCACCACACGCGGCTCGCTGATGGAGCAGTTACTCTTGTTCTTGAGCGTTTGGATGATGCCCAAAAAGCGGGCCGAAGAATCTACGCAATACTTGAAGATGACCAACCAGATGCTGCGGATTTCGATTCCCGCTCAATTCTGGAACGGGTTGGTAAACCTCATGCGGCTTCTGGCCTTCTTGAAATCAGTGCAGCTATTTTAGCATTGGTTGAAAACCACCATGATGGTTCTTTATTGCGAGTATCTTCGAGCGCGCTCGGTGGCCAGCATACGGCGCTTTGCGTCCGGCGACCCGAGCAATCACGAACCATTGAGCCTCTAAGCCATAGCAATGAACCCACGCTTTCTTTTTCGGCGCATTTGCCAGACTTCCGATTTCCGGACCTTAAGATTCAGGAACACACCATGACGCAGCCTTCTCACGAAGAATCTCTTTTGCCTCAACAGCCAAATTTACATGCTGAGTATGTGATGCAGCCAGCGCCAGAATTGGCAGCAGTTATGCCCGCTCAACCGAAGCAAGAGGTCCTTGCCACGCCGGTACCTGTACCTGCGCAACCCGTCCATACGGCATCAGTGCCAGTCGTAACCCCTGTGGCGGTTCACGCTTCATCGATGGCAATACAGGGCCAACCTGCGGCCTCTTCAAACCCATTTGTTCGCGCGCATCAAAACCTTGCCAATGCACATGCGCGGTTCTTAAACGAGCAAGCGCGTATTCAAGCTCAGATGATGAACCTGCAAAATCAAGCACGTCATTACTTAATGCAGCGGGGTACGCCGGTACTCCAACAACGGCCTCTTGCAATCCCTGCGCCTGCGGTTCAAACGCGCATCGTTCAAACGGCTCCGGCGCCAAGTGCGGTCACGCCTAAGGTAGCACCCATTGTAATTCCAGCGCCTCAGCCGGTACCTGAAACGGTAGTAGCCACACCTGTGATGACCTTGAAGCAGGAGGCACCCGTTGCTCTCGAAGCGCCTGCGCCGACATCAGACAATCTTCCGGGGCTTAAACTTAACCGTGAAGAGTTGATGATTCATGCCGATGGCAAGATTTCAGAAATTTTTGGACCCATGTTTGAGAAGCAGGATGGTTTTCATCGTCAGGTTCGTATGCCGAAGCCTCCACTTTTATTGGCGGACAGAATAACCGGCTTAGATGCTGAAGCCGGGTCGATGAAAAACGGCACCATTTGGTCTGAGACCGATGTCACCGAAGATGCTTGGTACATGCACGAGGGCCGAATGCCTGCGGGTATTATGATTGAGTCTGGTCAAGCCGACTTGATGCTCATTTCATATCTCGGCATCGATTTCTTAAACCAAAGCGATAGAGTTTATCGATTGCTCGGTTGTGAACTCACCTACCATGGTAATCTCCCGCAGCCGGGTGAAACGCTGCAATACGACATTCATGTCGATGGTCATGCCAAGCAGGGCGATGTTCGTCTCTTCTTCTTCCACTACGACTGTAAAGTAAACGGTGAGCCAAGGCTGACCGTTCGCGGTGGTCAGGCAGGATTCTTTACAGATAAAGAACTCGATGATTCCAAGGGAATCATTTGGGATGCAGAGACGGGCGAATATGCTCATGATGCGCGAGTGGATGCACCTCTGCTCACGTGCGAGAAAACTTCGCTGACCCGCGGCGAGCTTGAAGCCTACGCAGCGGGTCGCCCGCAAGATTGCTTTGGGAATGGTTTCGAAATGGGCTGTACCCATACGGCAAGCCCCAAGATTGCCGGTGGTCGGATGCTCTTTATGGACAAAGTCACCCACTTGGAAAACCAGGGCGGGCCATGGAAGCGTGGTTACCTGCGCGGTACCCAGAAGATATCATCCGATGACTGGTTCTTTGATGGTCACTTTAAGAACGACTCCTGCATGCCGGGAACCTTGATGTTCGAAGGTTGCTTGCAGGCTATGGCAGTCTATCTGGGAAGCCTTGGTTATACCACGGGCCGTGATGGCTGGCGCTTTGAGCCGGTGCCTGAAGAAACCTATAAGCTTCAGTGCCGCGGACAGGTATTACCCACCTCGAAAGAGCTGATTTACGAAATCTTTGTCGAAGAAGTTTGGGACGGCCCGGTTCCAACTCTCTTTGCGGATATTCTTTGCACTGTAGACGGTCTCAAGGCCTTCCACTGTCACAGAATGGGATTGCGCTTGGTGCCAGACTGGCCGCTTGAAAAGATTGCGGCGCTCAATCCTGCATCTGATGATTCCATTCCGGTTGCAACCGTGGATGGTTTCAAGTTTGATTATGCGTCGCTCTTGGCTTGCGCTTGGGGCAAGCCCTCGAAGGCCTTTGGCGAGATGTATACCGTATTCGACCAAACCAACCGTGTGGCCCGTCTTCCCGGACCACCGTATCACTTCATGTCTCGGATCCCGACCGTAGATGGTCCTATCGGCGGTATGAAGGCCGGTACCGTGGTGGAAGTTGATTACGACATCCCAGAGGATGTTTGGTATTTCGATGAAAACGGTCATCGCACGATGCCATTTTGTGTTCTTCTTGAAGCGGCGCTTCAGCCATGCGGCTGGCTTGCTTCTTACGTGGGCAGCGCGCTTACGAGCAACGACGAACTCTTCTTTAGAAACTTAGATGGTAAGGGCACCCTTAAGGTAGAACTTTTGCCAGCTGGTGGAACCCTGAGGACCCGTTCTAAAATCACGAGTATTTCGCAGTCGGCGGGTATGATTATTGAGTCTTTCGAAGTGAAGTGCTTCGTGGATGATGTTGAAGTCTACGAGATGAATACTGTGTTTGGATTTTTTCCACACGGTGCACTCGCGACTCAGAAGGGCTTGGATACCTCTGCAGAGCAGTTTGCTCTCTTAACGAATCCGTCTGATTTTCATGTGAACCTCAAAGAAAAGCCTGCTCGTTATTTAGATGGGACGTGCCGGCTGGCAAATGATGGCTCGTTGATGCTTGATCGTATTACCGGAGCGTGGCCAGAAGGCGGCGAAAAGGGACTCGGTCGTTATCGAAGCGAGAAAGACATCGATCAGGACGAGTGGTTTTTCAAAGCACACTTCTTTCAAGATCCAGTTCAGCCAGGTTCGCTTGGTATTGAAGCTATGATTCAGCTTTTGCAAGTTGCAATGCTCGAGCAAGGTATGGACGCAGGGATCGAGAGTCCTAGATTTGAGCCTATCGCATTAGACAAAGAGCTTAGCTGGAAATACCGCGGTCAGGTACGGCCTCATAATAAGCTGGTGCAGGTAACTCTCGATATCACTGAGAAAGGGCTTGATGCTCGCGGGCCTTACGCCATTGCAGATGCTTCTCTGTGGGTAGACGGTATGCGTATCTATTCGGCTGACAACATCGGTATGCGCATCGTGAATGATGGTGTGGCTCGCCTGAAAAAAAAAGAAGTTGAAACCTTAGACCCTGAACAAGATACGTGGCTAAACGACCATTGCCCGACCTGGACCATGCCCGTGTTACCCATGATGTCTATGGTAGACCGCATGGCTGCAGCTGCAGCTTCCAAGAGCGGCCTAAACGTTATCTCCATGCAAGATGTGATGGTGAAGCGCTGGGTACCCATCACAAAGCCAACTGAACTACGAACCGAGGCAAAGCTGTCGGGCGATTCAGTGTTTGTGAAGCTTTTTGAACAAGATGATGTGATTGCTACAGCGAAGGCCGTCGTCGGTGCGTACAGCGCTGCTCCTAAGCCGTTTGAGGCGCTTGCCGGTGCAAAGGTGACCTCGCCTTACGAAGAGGGCAGTTTGTTCCATGGTCCTGCCTTTCAACTCTTAGACGAGTGGGTGCTGACGGACAAAGGCTCGTCGGCGATTCTTAATTTAGATGCAACAGATGCGCCCTCGGGACATCTCGGCCAAATTCTTCTAGATGCGGCGACCCATGGCATCGTTCATGACAATCTCAATCTATGGTCCAAGGATATTCCGAACGACCAAGTGGCTTACCCCGCGTGGATTTCAAACTTAACGATTCATGGCCCTAAGCCCACTCAAGGCAAGGTTCGTTGTGAAACACGTTTTGATGGATTTGTTGGCGGTAAGAGGTTCCCTACATTTGTGGTGCAGCTAATCGCTGATGGAGAAGTGTGGTTGAGCTTTAAACTGGTAGAAGCTCTGTTTCCAAAAGGTCCACTTGGCAGCGTGAGCCCCGAGGCCAGAGCGCATTTTCTTCGTGACCGCCAATATGTGGATGGTGTGGGCTTATCCAGCACCAAGAACTCTAAAACCATTTTGCGAGTGGCCGATGTCCATGAGAGTGATTGGCTCGCTGGTACTGTGAAGGCCATTTACAACACGGATGACCATGAGCAGATCGCATTGAAGGACCACTTGGCCGCGAAAACAAAGATTCACCCGGGCAATCTTCCGGAGGCGTTGCCACTTAGTTCTTGGGATTACAATATCGAGAAGAGTGCGGAGCAAATTGTTGTTTCGAGTGATGGCGGTGAAAACCTAGATCTTAGTTGCGTGAAAGACTTTTGGAGTAGCTGGTTTAACCGCGGGTCATGGCCGGTGGAAGACCTCTTTTACAGCCTCGCAAACAAGTTTGTACGGCGGGTGGTTTTGGAAGAGCCTGCCGCGATGCAAGCTTTGAAAGGTAAGAGTGTACTTTATCTTGCCAATCATCAGGTTGGGATTGAGTCGCTTTTATTCTCCATTATGGCATCTGGGATGTTTAAGGTGCCTACGGTCACGCTGGCTAAGGCGGAACACCGAGATACATGGTTGGGCCATCTTATTCGCGACGCTTTTTCTTATCCCGGAATCAAAGACCCAGAGGTGATTGCGTTTTTCGATAGAGAAGACAAAGAGTCTTTGCCGCGTATTATTGGGGAATTGGCTAAAGAAATGATGGGGCCAGGTAAATCTGTGATGGTGCATGTGGAAGGAACACGTTCCTTGAGCTGCACAACTCCCGTGGAAAAAATGAGTGGTGCGTTTATTGATATGGCGCTCAAAATAGGTGTGCCGATTGTTCCGGTTCGTTTCAGTGGTGGACTGCCGAGGGAAGATTTAGAGGAGCGTATCGAATTCCCGTTGAATATGGGACAGCAGGATTACCATTTTGGGAAACCTATTATGCCGGAAGAGCTGGCGTCGATGCCTTACGGCGAACGTAAGAAGTTGGTGATGGCGGCTATCAATGGTTTGGGTGTACCGAGTCAAGAAGAAGTCACTCTCGCGGGGGATTCATCCTTTCATGCCAATGTTTCGGAATGGAGCCTGAACTCAGGTGTCTCTGAAGACGATGCGGTGCTTTTGCAGTGTCTTTTGGCCGAGCCCCAGGTGTCTGAGGAAACAGGTTTGATTCTTCATAGTTTGAACACCGGTAAATTAAAGGTTCCTCGCGGCAAGAAGGGCACATGGCTCAAAGCACTGGCCAAAAGGCTCTTGGGGAGCCGCACCGCTTGA